A single region of the Streptomyces sp. NBC_00236 genome encodes:
- a CDS encoding type II toxin-antitoxin system death-on-curing family toxin → MSCVYLSSEDILVIADHACPDMQIVVRDAGLLESAAHRPSAAMFGEEAYPDIIDKAAALLQSLAINHPLFDGNKRTAWLSCMTFLAMNGVDLRPDIDAAERLVIAVATGEMDEVKAISQGLRDLVADAV, encoded by the coding sequence GTGAGCTGTGTTTACCTGAGCTCGGAAGACATCCTCGTCATCGCGGATCACGCCTGCCCGGACATGCAGATCGTGGTCCGCGACGCCGGGCTCCTGGAGTCGGCCGCCCATCGGCCGTCCGCGGCCATGTTCGGCGAGGAGGCGTATCCGGACATCATCGACAAGGCAGCCGCGCTCCTCCAGTCCCTGGCCATCAACCACCCGCTCTTCGACGGCAACAAGCGGACTGCCTGGCTGTCGTGCATGACCTTCCTGGCGATGAACGGGGTCGATCTCCGGCCCGACATCGACGCGGCCGAACGCCTGGTCATCGCGGTCGCCACGGGCGAAATGGACGAAGTCAAGGCGATCTCCCAGGGGCTGCGCGACCTGGTCGCCGACGCGGTGTGA
- a CDS encoding ribbon-helix-helix protein, CopG family: MAMNLRLRDDQTEALKQRAEQEGTSMHAILLQAVDDYLARTAQQAIVRKTAKEQAAKWSELMERLK, from the coding sequence ATGGCCATGAACCTGCGTCTTCGTGACGACCAGACCGAAGCACTCAAGCAGCGCGCCGAGCAGGAGGGCACGAGCATGCACGCCATATTGCTCCAGGCGGTGGACGACTACCTGGCCCGGACCGCCCAGCAGGCCATCGTCCGCAAGACGGCCAAGGAACAGGCCGCCAAGTGGAGCGAGCTCATGGAGCGGCTGAAGTGA
- a CDS encoding MFS transporter — protein MTALEPRDADVSPRTEDTDDIPGAAVATAPEGVLGRTYRALSIGIVSVVFLIAFEATAVGTAMPVAARELHGIPLYAFAFSAYFTTSLFAMVLSGQWADRRGPLAPLAAGISAFGAGLLLSGTAGTMWMFIAGRAVQGLGGGLVIVALYVVISRAYPERLRPAILAAFAASWVIPSVVGPLAAGSVTEHLGWRWVFVGIPVLVVFPLVLALPAIRRMASGPADAAAPVEPYDRRRIALALGISLGAGLLQYAGQERNWFSLLPAAAGVALLVPAIRGLLPPGTGRAARGLPAVVLLRGVAAGSFIAAESFVPLMLVTQRGLSPTLAGFSLAAGGLTWALGSYVQSRPRFEPHRERLMVGGMVLVAAAIAAAPAVLIDGVPVWTVAVAWAFGCFGMGMVIASTSVLLLKLSAPEEAGANSAALQISDGLSNVLLLAAGGAAFAALGGGAVGAVHEAVEAGASGSHPGAFAVVFLPMAGVALVGAWVATRVRTS, from the coding sequence ATGACCGCCCTGGAACCGCGTGACGCCGATGTCTCGCCCCGCACCGAAGACACCGACGACATACCGGGGGCAGCGGTCGCCACGGCGCCCGAAGGCGTCCTCGGGCGGACCTACCGGGCGCTGAGCATCGGCATCGTCTCCGTCGTCTTCCTGATCGCCTTCGAGGCGACGGCGGTCGGGACCGCGATGCCGGTCGCGGCCCGTGAGCTGCACGGCATCCCGCTGTACGCGTTCGCGTTCTCGGCGTACTTCACCACCAGCCTCTTCGCCATGGTGCTGTCCGGCCAGTGGGCGGACCGGCGTGGGCCGCTCGCACCGCTCGCCGCCGGGATCAGTGCCTTCGGGGCGGGGCTGCTGCTGTCCGGGACCGCGGGCACCATGTGGATGTTCATCGCGGGCCGGGCCGTGCAGGGGCTCGGCGGCGGGCTGGTGATCGTCGCGCTGTACGTGGTGATCAGCCGGGCCTACCCGGAGCGTCTGCGGCCGGCGATCCTGGCCGCGTTCGCCGCGAGCTGGGTGATCCCGTCCGTCGTCGGGCCGCTGGCCGCCGGAAGCGTGACCGAGCACCTGGGCTGGCGCTGGGTCTTCGTCGGCATCCCCGTGCTGGTCGTCTTCCCGCTGGTGCTCGCGCTCCCCGCGATCCGGCGGATGGCGTCCGGCCCCGCCGACGCGGCCGCGCCCGTGGAGCCGTACGACCGCCGGCGCATCGCGCTGGCCCTTGGCATCTCGCTGGGCGCCGGTCTGCTCCAGTACGCCGGGCAGGAGCGGAACTGGTTCTCCCTGCTGCCGGCCGCCGCCGGTGTCGCCCTGCTCGTCCCGGCGATCCGCGGCCTCCTGCCCCCGGGCACCGGTCGCGCGGCGCGCGGGCTGCCCGCGGTGGTGCTGCTGCGCGGGGTGGCGGCCGGATCGTTCATCGCCGCCGAGTCGTTCGTCCCGCTGATGCTGGTCACCCAGCGCGGCCTGTCCCCGACGCTGGCCGGTTTCTCGCTCGCCGCCGGCGGCCTGACGTGGGCGCTGGGCTCGTACGTACAGTCACGGCCGCGCTTCGAACCGCACCGCGAGCGGCTGATGGTGGGCGGCATGGTGCTGGTCGCCGCGGCGATAGCTGCGGCTCCGGCGGTGCTGATCGACGGCGTGCCGGTCTGGACGGTCGCCGTGGCCTGGGCCTTCGGCTGCTTCGGCATGGGCATGGTGATCGCCTCGACGAGCGTGCTGCTGCTGAAGCTGTCGGCGCCGGAGGAGGCGGGCGCGAACTCCGCCGCCCTGCAGATCTCCGACGGCCTCTCCAATGTCCTGCTGCTGGCCGCGGGCGGCGCGGCGTTCGCGGCGCTCGGCGGGGGAGCGGTGGGCGCGGTGCACGAGGCGGTGGAGGCGGGCGCGTCCGGCTCGCACCCGGGGGCGTTCGCGGTGGTGTTCCTGCCGATGGCGGGGGTGGCGCTGGTGGGGGCCTGGGTGGCTACGCGGGTGCGGACGTCCTAA
- a CDS encoding amino acid permease, with protein sequence MTSSVPQKEPQSPQPELSRSLRNRHMSMIAIGGAIGAGLFVGSGSVIKTAGPAAIVSYCLAGALVLCTMRMLGEMVVAKPSAGSFADYARTAIGPWAGFTIGWLYWYYYVIIVAVEAVAGAAILHAWLDLPLWVLAMGLMVVMTATNLLSVKSFGEFEFWFSSVKVAAIVAFLIVGGLYVFGAWPDSSFDFSNLTAHGGFTPNGFTAIFSAIVVVIFAFGGAEIVTIAAAESKEPERSVARATTGIIWRIILFYVGSIVLVVTIVPWDSAQVLASPYVAAWKIIGLPGAGVVMDIVILTAVLSVLNSSVYVSSRMLRALATHGDAPTWLVATNKRQVPARAILAGTVVGWISVLLAYLSPDTVFTYLVNSSGAIAIFMYLMIGVSQLRMRRRLEREAPERLTLRMWLFPYLTWVVMAGFGAVLVAMAVIADQRTQLMTSLGSLAVVLIAYAVRKARGRSAEPAGPAVAGDREPDAVSGR encoded by the coding sequence ATGACTTCCTCCGTACCGCAGAAAGAACCGCAGAGCCCGCAACCGGAACTCAGCCGCTCCCTGCGCAACCGCCACATGTCGATGATCGCGATCGGTGGCGCGATAGGCGCCGGCCTGTTCGTCGGCAGCGGCTCGGTGATCAAGACAGCGGGCCCCGCCGCGATCGTGTCCTACTGCCTGGCCGGCGCGCTCGTGCTGTGCACCATGCGGATGCTCGGCGAGATGGTCGTCGCGAAGCCGTCCGCGGGCTCCTTCGCCGACTACGCCCGCACCGCCATCGGGCCGTGGGCGGGCTTCACCATCGGATGGCTGTACTGGTACTACTACGTCATCATCGTGGCCGTGGAGGCCGTCGCGGGCGCGGCGATCCTGCACGCGTGGCTCGACCTGCCGCTCTGGGTCCTGGCCATGGGCCTGATGGTCGTGATGACCGCGACCAATCTGCTCTCCGTGAAGTCGTTCGGCGAGTTCGAGTTCTGGTTCTCCTCCGTCAAGGTCGCCGCGATCGTGGCCTTCCTGATCGTCGGCGGCCTCTACGTCTTCGGCGCCTGGCCGGACTCGTCCTTCGACTTCTCCAACCTGACCGCGCACGGCGGCTTCACCCCGAACGGCTTCACCGCGATCTTCTCCGCGATCGTCGTCGTCATCTTCGCGTTCGGCGGGGCCGAGATCGTCACCATCGCCGCCGCCGAGAGCAAGGAGCCCGAGCGTTCGGTGGCCCGGGCCACCACCGGGATCATCTGGCGGATCATCCTCTTCTACGTCGGCTCCATCGTCCTGGTGGTCACCATCGTGCCGTGGGACAGCGCCCAGGTCCTGGCCAGTCCGTACGTCGCGGCCTGGAAGATCATCGGGCTGCCGGGTGCGGGCGTCGTGATGGACATCGTGATCCTGACGGCCGTGCTGAGCGTGCTCAACTCCTCGGTGTACGTCTCCTCGCGGATGCTGCGGGCGCTTGCCACCCACGGCGACGCCCCCACCTGGCTGGTGGCCACGAACAAGCGCCAGGTCCCGGCCCGCGCGATCCTCGCCGGAACCGTGGTCGGCTGGATCTCGGTGCTCCTGGCCTATCTGTCCCCGGACACCGTCTTCACCTACCTGGTGAACTCCTCGGGCGCGATCGCCATCTTCATGTACCTGATGATCGGCGTGTCCCAGCTGCGCATGCGGCGCCGGCTGGAGCGCGAGGCGCCCGAGCGGCTGACCCTGCGGATGTGGCTCTTCCCGTACCTCACCTGGGTGGTGATGGCCGGTTTCGGGGCGGTGCTGGTGGCCATGGCGGTCATCGCCGACCAGCGCACCCAGCTGATGACGAGTCTCGGCAGTCTGGCCGTCGTCCTCATCGCGTACGCGGTGCGCAAGGCGCGCGGCCGGAGCGCGGAGCCCGCCGGGCCGGCGGTCGCGGGCGACCGGGAGCCGGACGCGGTGTCCGGCCGCTGA
- a CDS encoding M55 family metallopeptidase has translation MKRVLISADMEGATGTVSPADVTTGTPRYERFRRLLTQDVNAAVAGFADAGADEIVVNDAHCGMDNVLIEELDPRAVLIVGRHKPLGMLEGLEEGIDAVAFVGYHTGAGEQGVLAHTYLSHSILGVRIDGEPVGEGGFNALVAAEAGVPVVLVTGDDVTCREAAAYAPGCRTVTVKKAISRHAAVCRTPAVTTADIRREAAAALSSPPPRPAARPAPHVVEVDVDSPHLADRASALSGVELSGPRTVRIRTSDAVTALRRFRSLSWVIGGGREGDWT, from the coding sequence ATGAAGCGCGTCCTCATATCCGCCGACATGGAAGGGGCGACGGGCACCGTCTCCCCGGCGGACGTCACCACGGGGACACCGCGCTACGAACGTTTCCGCCGGCTGCTCACCCAGGACGTCAACGCCGCCGTCGCCGGGTTCGCCGACGCCGGAGCGGACGAGATCGTCGTCAATGACGCGCACTGCGGCATGGACAACGTCCTCATCGAGGAACTCGACCCCCGCGCCGTCCTGATCGTCGGCCGGCACAAGCCGCTCGGGATGCTGGAAGGACTGGAGGAGGGCATCGACGCCGTCGCGTTCGTCGGCTACCACACCGGCGCCGGCGAACAGGGCGTCCTCGCTCACACCTATCTCTCGCACAGCATCCTCGGCGTCCGTATCGACGGCGAGCCCGTCGGCGAGGGCGGGTTCAACGCCCTGGTCGCCGCCGAGGCGGGCGTCCCGGTCGTCCTCGTCACCGGCGACGACGTGACCTGCCGCGAAGCCGCCGCGTACGCCCCCGGCTGCCGGACCGTCACCGTCAAGAAGGCGATCTCCCGGCATGCGGCCGTCTGCCGCACCCCGGCCGTCACGACGGCCGACATCCGCCGCGAGGCCGCGGCGGCGCTCTCCTCGCCCCCGCCCCGGCCCGCCGCGCGCCCCGCACCGCACGTGGTGGAGGTCGACGTGGACAGCCCGCACCTCGCGGACCGCGCGAGCGCACTGTCCGGAGTCGAACTCTCCGGCCCCCGGACCGTCCGCATCCGGACCTCCGACGCCGTGACGGCGCTGCGCCGCTTCCGGTCGCTCAGCTGGGTGATCGGCGGCGGCCGCGAGGGCGACTGGACCTGA
- a CDS encoding diaminopimelate decarboxylase, whose protein sequence is MTSGSVPQRKRAREAALAHAVEEGLLGPGAPLVGLLDVDGVLAAVDALNEAFEGPATVHHTFAAKACGLVPVLRLLAEAGMGCEVASPGELEQALAAGFSPDRLVFDSPAKTVEELEFALEHGIAINLDNFQELERVDRLLAGREPSGPIGLRVNPQVGAGAIGAMSTATATSKFGVALRDPGAVDAVIDAFTRRPWLNRLHAHVGSQGCPLPLIAQGVSAAYDLAERINGLLGRAQITGLDIGGGLPVNFDTEDDRPTFSDYVAELRNAAPGLFDGRYTLVTEFGRSLLAKSGTIGSVVEYTKSAGGRRIAVTHAGAQVATRTVFMPDAWPLRVGVFDAGGRAKDGPLQVVDIAGPCCFAGDLTATARELPAIEPGDVVALYDTGAYYFSSHFSYNSLPRPAVYGYRTDAAGQVRLAMVREAQSIREVVEESGLSHADALVALCEDGAKQEAAG, encoded by the coding sequence GTGACATCCGGTTCGGTCCCCCAGCGCAAGCGGGCCCGCGAGGCGGCGCTCGCGCATGCCGTCGAGGAGGGGCTGCTCGGCCCCGGCGCGCCCCTGGTCGGCCTCCTCGACGTCGACGGGGTACTGGCCGCGGTGGACGCGTTGAACGAGGCGTTCGAGGGACCGGCCACGGTCCACCACACGTTCGCGGCCAAGGCATGCGGACTGGTGCCGGTACTGCGGCTGCTCGCCGAGGCCGGCATGGGCTGCGAGGTCGCCTCGCCCGGCGAGCTGGAGCAGGCCCTCGCCGCCGGCTTCAGCCCTGACCGGCTGGTCTTCGACAGCCCGGCGAAGACGGTCGAGGAGCTGGAGTTCGCGCTGGAGCACGGCATCGCGATCAACCTGGACAACTTCCAGGAGCTGGAGCGCGTCGACCGTCTGCTGGCCGGCCGTGAGCCGTCCGGACCCATCGGGCTGCGGGTGAACCCCCAGGTCGGCGCCGGCGCCATCGGCGCGATGAGCACCGCCACGGCGACCTCCAAGTTCGGCGTCGCGCTGCGCGATCCGGGCGCCGTGGACGCCGTGATCGACGCCTTCACCCGGCGCCCCTGGCTCAACCGCCTGCACGCACACGTCGGCTCGCAGGGCTGCCCGCTGCCGCTCATCGCGCAGGGTGTCAGCGCCGCGTACGACCTCGCGGAGCGGATCAACGGTCTGCTGGGGCGCGCTCAGATCACCGGCCTGGACATCGGCGGCGGCCTGCCCGTCAACTTCGACACCGAGGACGACCGCCCCACCTTCTCCGACTACGTGGCCGAGCTGCGCAACGCCGCCCCCGGGCTCTTCGACGGCCGCTACACACTCGTCACCGAGTTCGGCCGCTCGCTGCTGGCGAAGAGCGGCACCATCGGCTCGGTCGTCGAGTACACCAAGTCCGCCGGCGGCCGGCGCATCGCCGTCACCCACGCCGGCGCCCAGGTGGCCACCCGCACCGTGTTCATGCCGGACGCCTGGCCCCTGCGCGTCGGCGTGTTCGACGCCGGGGGCCGCGCCAAGGACGGCCCGCTCCAGGTCGTGGACATCGCGGGACCGTGCTGCTTCGCCGGGGACCTGACCGCGACCGCCCGCGAACTCCCGGCCATCGAGCCCGGTGACGTGGTGGCGCTGTACGACACCGGCGCGTACTACTTCTCCTCGCACTTCTCGTACAACTCCCTGCCCAGACCCGCCGTGTACGGCTACCGCACGGACGCGGCCGGACAGGTCCGCCTCGCCATGGTCCGCGAGGCCCAGAGCATCCGCGAGGTCGTCGAGGAGAGCGGCCTCTCCCACGCGGACGCCCTCGTGGCGCTGTGCGAGGACGGAGCGAAGCAGGAGGCGGCGGGATGA
- a CDS encoding PucR family transcriptional regulator, which produces MHPFEADRSESEADRSESGPTLAQLLALIAAGTLDVVVAPHGTGVRVRDVVLHDPGEERDEEAWTATGTVLLAVGVEVASPDAVDVLRAADRAGAAAVVMRRGTRGPRTALLEAAERGRTALLTRRPEQGWTEVLGRLRTALVHSVPDRSAGTAGVDGLRLGDLSGLANTVADLVGGAITIEDPQSRVLAYSRMDHEPDPMRRLTILGQEVPRWRVAELRESGFFQALWNTDDVVRLPADDRYAERLAVAVRHGSEVLGSIWAATDGRPLAEDAGAALRTAGRAAVPHLSHHRTWGRAAARAREGAVHALLAGSAQAAHDVGIVRGRPYAVMVAEAHDGPEPAPGDVGQRVLDVLALQAAAYRPGCVTARSGQRLYALVPAVDGETDPARTLLATARGVPRGVVFAGAGPVVEDLAELPASRDAAELVVRVLRERAARLPAGGTASAVASYAEVAAEAAVLRLLDRVEPLWGAMEGPVHAMTAHDRAHGSRYAESVAAHLDAFGDTAAAARRLNVHPNTLRYRLRRARDLFGVDLADPAVRLLADVGLRLDRRTG; this is translated from the coding sequence ATGCACCCCTTTGAAGCGGACCGGTCCGAAAGCGAAGCGGACCGGTCCGAAAGCGGCCCCACCCTGGCGCAGCTCCTCGCGCTGATCGCCGCCGGGACGCTCGACGTCGTCGTGGCACCGCACGGCACCGGTGTGCGCGTCCGCGACGTGGTGCTGCACGACCCGGGCGAGGAGCGGGACGAGGAGGCGTGGACGGCCACCGGCACGGTCCTGCTGGCCGTCGGTGTGGAGGTCGCCTCGCCCGATGCGGTCGACGTGCTGCGCGCCGCGGACCGCGCCGGGGCCGCGGCCGTGGTGATGCGGCGCGGCACCAGGGGGCCCCGGACGGCCCTGCTGGAGGCGGCGGAGCGGGGGCGCACGGCCTTGCTGACCCGGCGGCCGGAGCAGGGCTGGACCGAGGTGCTCGGCCGGCTGCGGACGGCGCTGGTGCACAGCGTCCCCGACCGGTCCGCGGGCACGGCCGGGGTGGACGGTCTGCGACTGGGCGATCTGTCGGGCCTGGCCAACACCGTGGCGGACCTCGTCGGCGGCGCGATCACGATCGAGGACCCGCAGTCCCGGGTGCTGGCGTACTCACGCATGGACCATGAGCCCGATCCGATGCGCAGGCTCACGATCCTGGGCCAGGAGGTGCCCCGCTGGCGGGTCGCCGAACTGCGGGAGAGCGGCTTCTTCCAGGCCCTGTGGAACACCGACGACGTGGTGCGGCTCCCCGCCGACGACCGGTACGCCGAGCGGCTGGCCGTCGCGGTGCGGCACGGATCCGAGGTCCTCGGCTCGATCTGGGCCGCAACGGACGGGCGCCCGCTGGCCGAGGACGCGGGCGCCGCGCTGCGGACGGCGGGCCGGGCCGCGGTCCCGCACCTGTCGCACCACCGGACGTGGGGCCGGGCCGCGGCCCGGGCGCGTGAGGGCGCGGTGCACGCGCTCCTGGCGGGCAGCGCGCAGGCGGCGCACGACGTCGGGATCGTGCGGGGCCGGCCGTACGCGGTGATGGTGGCGGAGGCGCACGACGGCCCGGAGCCCGCGCCGGGCGACGTGGGACAACGGGTGCTGGACGTACTCGCGTTGCAGGCCGCCGCCTACCGCCCGGGGTGTGTGACCGCGCGGTCGGGGCAGCGGCTGTACGCCCTGGTGCCGGCCGTGGACGGCGAGACGGATCCCGCCCGCACCCTGCTGGCGACGGCCCGCGGCGTGCCGCGCGGCGTCGTCTTCGCCGGCGCCGGACCCGTGGTGGAGGACCTGGCGGAGCTGCCCGCCTCCCGTGACGCGGCGGAGCTGGTGGTACGGGTGCTGAGGGAGCGGGCCGCCCGCCTGCCCGCCGGCGGAACCGCCTCGGCGGTGGCGTCGTACGCGGAGGTGGCGGCCGAGGCCGCGGTGCTGCGGCTGCTGGACCGGGTGGAGCCGCTGTGGGGGGCGATGGAGGGGCCGGTGCACGCGATGACCGCGCACGACCGGGCGCACGGATCGCGGTACGCCGAATCGGTCGCCGCGCACCTCGACGCCTTCGGCGACACGGCCGCCGCCGCACGGCGCCTCAACGTGCACCCCAACACGCTGCGGTACCGGCTGCGCCGGGCCAGGGACCTGTTCGGGGTCGACCTGGCGGACCCGGCCGTACGGCTGCTGGCGGACGTGGGACTGCGCCTGGACAGGCGTACCGGCTGA
- a CDS encoding xanthine dehydrogenase family protein molybdopterin-binding subunit, producing MSDAATAAGATHTAISIPSLDGPGGPGTEQPLLGLGASLPPADARAKTEGTFPYAADLWAEGLLWAAVLRSPHPHARILSIDTSAAAEMPGVRAVVTHEDVPGDSAYGRRVVDRPVFASELVRHHGEPIAAVAADHPDTARLAAAAITVEYEVLEPVTDPEKAFAAEPLHPDGNLIRHIPLRYGDPEITGEVVVEGLYRIGRQDPAPIGAEAGLAVPRPDGGVEIYTASTDPHTDRDLAAACFGLEPDRVKVVVTGVPGATGDREDPGFQLPLGLLALRTGCPVKLAATREESFLGHAHRHPTLLRYRHHADAEGRLVKVEAQILLDAGAYADASSESLAAAVAFACGPYVVPHAFIEGWAVRTNNPPSGHVRGEGAMQVCAAYEGQMDKLAAKLGIEPAELRMRNVLSTGDILPTGQTVTCPAPVAELLRSVRDFPLPSLPKDSPEDDWLLPGGPEGAGEPGAVRRGVGYALGMVHMLGAEGTDEVSTATVRVHDGVATVICAAVETGQGFTTLARQVVQETLGIEEVHVASVDTDQPPAGPATHGRHTWVSAGAVERAAKMVRTQLLQPLAHKFGMSTELLQIADGKITSYDGVLSTTVTEAMDGKELWATAQCRPHPTEPLDETGQGDAFVGLAFCAIRAVVDVDIELGSVRVVEMAVAQDVGRVLNPSQLATRIEAGVTQGIGAALTENLRSARGLVRHPDLTGYALPTALDAPDIRIVKLVEERDVVAPFGAKPASAVPVVTSPAAVAAAVRSATGRPVNRLPIRPQAAVAAPKS from the coding sequence GTGAGCGACGCAGCCACCGCGGCGGGCGCGACCCACACGGCGATCAGCATCCCGTCACTGGACGGCCCGGGCGGCCCCGGAACCGAGCAGCCGCTGCTCGGCCTCGGCGCCTCCCTGCCGCCCGCCGACGCCCGCGCCAAGACCGAGGGCACGTTCCCGTACGCCGCCGACCTGTGGGCCGAGGGACTGCTCTGGGCGGCCGTGCTCCGCTCCCCGCACCCGCACGCCCGCATCCTGTCCATCGACACCTCGGCCGCCGCCGAGATGCCCGGTGTGCGCGCGGTCGTCACCCACGAGGACGTCCCCGGCGACAGCGCCTACGGCCGCCGCGTCGTCGACCGCCCCGTCTTCGCGTCCGAGCTGGTCCGCCACCACGGCGAACCGATCGCCGCCGTCGCCGCCGACCACCCGGACACCGCCCGGCTGGCCGCCGCCGCGATCACCGTCGAGTACGAGGTGCTGGAACCGGTCACCGACCCGGAGAAGGCCTTCGCCGCCGAGCCGCTGCACCCCGACGGCAACCTGATCCGCCACATCCCGCTGCGCTACGGCGACCCCGAGATCACCGGCGAGGTCGTCGTCGAGGGCCTGTACCGCATCGGCCGGCAGGACCCGGCGCCCATCGGCGCCGAGGCCGGACTCGCCGTGCCCCGCCCCGACGGCGGCGTGGAGATCTACACCGCGTCCACCGACCCGCACACCGACCGGGACCTCGCCGCCGCCTGCTTCGGCCTGGAACCCGACCGGGTGAAGGTCGTCGTCACCGGGGTGCCCGGCGCCACCGGCGACCGCGAGGACCCCGGCTTCCAGCTCCCGCTCGGCCTGCTCGCCCTGCGCACCGGCTGCCCGGTCAAGCTGGCCGCCACCCGCGAGGAGTCCTTCCTCGGCCACGCGCACCGCCACCCCACGCTGCTCCGCTACCGCCACCACGCGGACGCCGAGGGCCGGCTGGTCAAGGTCGAGGCCCAGATCCTCCTGGACGCGGGCGCCTACGCGGACGCCTCCTCGGAGTCCCTGGCCGCCGCGGTCGCCTTCGCCTGCGGTCCGTACGTCGTGCCGCACGCCTTCATCGAGGGCTGGGCGGTCCGGACGAACAACCCGCCCTCCGGCCATGTCCGGGGCGAGGGCGCGATGCAGGTCTGTGCCGCGTACGAGGGCCAGATGGACAAGCTCGCGGCCAAGCTCGGCATCGAGCCGGCCGAGCTGCGGATGCGCAACGTGCTGTCCACCGGCGACATCCTGCCCACCGGGCAGACGGTCACCTGCCCCGCCCCGGTCGCGGAGCTCCTGCGTTCCGTACGGGACTTCCCGCTGCCCTCGCTGCCCAAGGACTCCCCGGAGGACGACTGGCTGCTGCCCGGCGGCCCCGAGGGCGCGGGTGAACCCGGCGCCGTGCGGCGCGGGGTCGGGTACGCGCTGGGCATGGTCCACATGCTCGGCGCCGAGGGCACCGACGAGGTCTCCACGGCCACCGTCCGGGTCCACGACGGCGTCGCCACCGTCATCTGCGCCGCCGTCGAGACCGGGCAGGGCTTCACCACGCTGGCCCGTCAGGTCGTGCAGGAGACGCTCGGCATCGAAGAGGTGCACGTCGCGTCCGTCGACACCGACCAGCCCCCGGCCGGTCCCGCGACGCACGGCCGCCACACCTGGGTCTCCGCCGGAGCGGTCGAACGCGCGGCAAAGATGGTCCGCACGCAGCTGCTCCAGCCGCTGGCCCACAAGTTCGGCATGTCGACCGAGCTCCTCCAGATCGCCGACGGCAAGATCACCAGCTACGACGGAGTGCTCTCCACGACCGTCACGGAGGCGATGGACGGCAAGGAACTCTGGGCCACCGCCCAGTGCCGCCCCCACCCCACCGAACCGCTCGACGAGACCGGCCAGGGCGATGCCTTCGTCGGCCTCGCGTTCTGCGCCATCCGTGCGGTCGTGGACGTCGACATCGAGCTCGGTTCGGTCCGTGTCGTGGAGATGGCGGTCGCCCAGGACGTCGGCCGGGTCCTCAACCCGTCCCAGCTGGCGACCCGGATCGAGGCGGGCGTCACCCAGGGCATCGGGGCCGCTCTGACGGAGAACCTCCGCAGCGCCCGCGGTCTCGTCCGCCACCCCGACCTGACGGGCTACGCCCTGCCGACGGCGCTGGACGCTCCGGACATCCGCATCGTCAAGCTCGTCGAGGAACGCGACGTGGTGGCCCCCTTCGGCGCCAAGCCCGCCTCGGCGGTCCCGGTCGTGACGTCGCCGGCCGCGGTCGCCGCGGCGGTCCGCTCGGCCACCGGACGCCCGGTCAACCGCCTCCCGATCAGACCGCAGGCGGCCGTCGCCGCTCCCAAGTCCTGA